One genomic segment of Peribacillus sp. FSL H8-0477 includes these proteins:
- a CDS encoding CHASE3 domain-containing protein, whose protein sequence is MFKDHRFSIRSKISLGYFLVIVCLGIALVLVSSRISSLQKELDFIVAHDLQVHELASQIETSLLNMESGQRGYVITHDEEYLEPYYNGKKDFDNVYAELSDLLADNPEQQQNLKDLYIDIEKWIDNAGTPVISFVQNGQTDNIDRFFLNDSGKQAMGDIRDKLSFFQDTEYELTTQRTDEIAENNNLLKILMYIFWLIVSLFTVLASLIVSRSITKTLKQVTESIQEIGSANSDLSGRIPVKSRDEVGMLASSTNQLLDNIQLQNGIKSHIGDLVGLTQKTTDVKTLAEQIIQRVSLLINAQYGALYLHTSLIEREQFMHVASYAWEGRQTWKSSFVPGEGLLGQCAVNREMLILDNIPDQYINIGSGIGRSMPKQILIVPILFEDRTLAVLEFAALQPFQVSDKQFLEELMVTFGPSIQSFSSRVEIEQLYSESQAMTEELQVQTEELRNQTEELKIINEDLEHQKFLAEVKSREVEQAKEELEHYAEQLKLSSQYKSEFLANMSHELRTPLNSILILSEFLNDNENNTLSAEEQEYTKVILDSGKDLLTLINDILDLSKVEAGKMDIKNDYVNITALPEKMEHFFRPIADKKGLVFSIKVHRNVPDLFYSDDKRIEQILKNLLSNAFKFTGSGEVKLEIRMADQGETSQYGSMTDRIPILAFSVIDTGIGIHIDKKEVIFESFQQADGATFRKYGGTGLGLSISRELAELLGGWITLSSEENVGSTFTLYLPSMEQEFSENLTLAESEAATSELDADYPIQLTSLQEVFSGKTVLIVDDDDRNVFSLSRILEKQGMIIKQASNGAESLEKLANDDQIDIVLMDIMMPEMDGYQTIQAIRKQKKFEVLPIIAITARAMNNEREKCLTVGANDYISKPIQLDQLLSVIRVWLSEDLL, encoded by the coding sequence ATGTTTAAAGACCATAGATTTTCGATTCGTTCTAAAATAAGTTTAGGTTATTTTTTAGTTATTGTTTGCCTTGGAATAGCTCTGGTTTTAGTGAGCAGCAGAATCTCCTCTCTTCAGAAAGAACTAGATTTTATCGTAGCACATGACCTACAGGTTCATGAGTTAGCCAGCCAAATTGAAACTAGTTTGCTAAATATGGAATCTGGTCAGCGCGGCTATGTGATTACTCATGATGAAGAATACTTAGAGCCGTATTATAATGGAAAAAAAGATTTTGATAATGTTTATGCAGAGCTGTCAGATTTATTGGCAGATAACCCAGAACAGCAGCAAAATTTAAAGGATTTATACATAGATATTGAAAAATGGATAGATAATGCCGGGACACCGGTAATTAGCTTTGTTCAAAATGGTCAAACTGATAATATTGACCGTTTTTTTCTGAATGACAGCGGAAAACAGGCAATGGGTGATATTCGTGACAAACTATCTTTTTTCCAAGATACAGAATATGAGTTAACGACTCAACGAACAGATGAAATAGCAGAAAATAACAATCTGCTGAAGATCCTTATGTATATATTTTGGCTGATTGTTTCGTTATTTACTGTCCTTGCCTCATTGATTGTTTCTAGATCAATAACTAAAACTCTTAAACAAGTTACAGAATCGATTCAGGAAATTGGATCAGCCAACAGCGATTTGTCTGGAAGAATACCGGTTAAATCAAGAGACGAAGTTGGGATGCTTGCTTCATCCACTAATCAATTACTAGACAATATCCAATTGCAAAATGGGATTAAATCACATATAGGCGATTTAGTTGGACTTACTCAGAAGACAACTGATGTAAAAACATTGGCAGAGCAGATTATTCAACGTGTATCCTTGCTGATTAATGCACAATATGGTGCGCTGTATCTACATACAAGTTTAATTGAGAGAGAGCAATTTATGCATGTTGCTTCATACGCATGGGAAGGACGTCAAACATGGAAGTCTTCCTTTGTACCAGGCGAAGGATTACTGGGTCAATGTGCAGTAAATCGAGAAATGCTAATTCTTGATAACATTCCAGATCAGTACATAAACATCGGTTCAGGAATAGGCCGGTCTATGCCAAAGCAAATTTTAATTGTACCGATTCTTTTTGAAGACCGGACTTTAGCAGTGCTGGAGTTTGCAGCCTTGCAGCCTTTTCAAGTTTCTGATAAGCAATTTTTAGAAGAATTAATGGTAACGTTTGGACCTTCTATCCAAAGTTTCTCAAGCCGGGTAGAAATTGAGCAGCTGTATAGTGAGTCACAAGCCATGACGGAAGAGCTTCAAGTACAAACTGAGGAATTAAGAAATCAGACTGAGGAATTAAAAATTATAAATGAAGATTTAGAGCATCAAAAATTTCTTGCCGAAGTAAAGTCACGTGAAGTAGAGCAGGCTAAAGAGGAACTTGAACATTATGCTGAGCAGCTAAAGCTTAGTTCACAGTATAAATCGGAGTTTCTTGCCAATATGTCTCATGAGTTACGAACGCCTCTTAATAGTATTTTGATTCTATCTGAATTTTTAAATGATAATGAGAATAATACGTTATCAGCAGAAGAACAAGAATATACTAAAGTAATTCTTGATTCAGGTAAGGATTTACTTACGTTAATTAATGATATTCTTGATTTGTCTAAGGTAGAGGCCGGAAAAATGGACATAAAAAATGACTACGTCAATATAACTGCTCTTCCTGAGAAAATGGAACACTTCTTTAGACCAATTGCTGATAAAAAAGGCCTTGTCTTTTCTATTAAAGTACATCGCAATGTGCCGGATCTTTTCTACTCGGATGATAAAAGAATCGAGCAGATTCTAAAGAACTTATTATCAAATGCATTCAAATTTACTGGAAGCGGCGAGGTAAAGCTTGAGATTAGAATGGCAGACCAGGGTGAAACTTCTCAATATGGCTCAATGACCGACCGCATTCCTATTCTTGCTTTTTCGGTTATTGATACAGGAATCGGTATTCATATAGACAAGAAAGAAGTGATCTTTGAATCCTTCCAGCAGGCAGATGGAGCTACATTCCGAAAATACGGTGGAACTGGACTGGGACTTTCCATATCTCGAGAGTTGGCAGAGTTATTGGGAGGATGGATTACACTATCTAGTGAAGAGAACGTTGGAAGTACGTTCACTTTATATTTGCCTTCAATGGAACAGGAGTTTTCAGAAAATCTTACGTTAGCTGAGTCAGAAGCTGCTACTTCTGAACTAGATGCAGATTATCCAATACAGTTGACATCATTACAAGAGGTTTTTTCAGGTAAGACAGTACTGATAGTAGATGATGATGACCGAAATGTTTTTTCTTTGTCAAGAATATTGGAAAAACAAGGAATGATAATTAAGCAAGCATCAAATGGTGCGGAGAGCCTGGAGAAACTAGCTAATGATGACCAGATTGATATCGTCCTGATGGATATTATGATGCCGGAAATGGATGGTTATCAAACCATTCAGGCGATTCGAAAACAGAAAAAATTTGAGGTTCTGCCTATAATAGCTATTACAGCTAGAGCGATGAATAACGAAAGAGAGAAATGTTTGACTGTTGGTGCAAATGACTATATCAGTAAACCAATTCAGCTTGATCAATTATTATCAGTAATTAGAGTTTGGTTAAGTGAAGACCTATTATAA
- a CDS encoding ABC transporter ATP-binding protein, with product MSGHVPFSHRGRSFSSTPPKKGSIWSMLRDMLGRVRSKWRYLIAIVLSMLAISLLEFVIPQLTQYTIDKIIPGKEYQSLVKVGSGILGAAVFLSLFNFLNSYMVSYVGQHAILDLRNSMYNHIQSLDMKFFDKNRTGDLMSRITNDVNILQQLISSSMLQVFTDIITFFAVAAYMLFINWKLTVILLLTFPFMIYFTRSFGKKIRTSFRVVQDSVADVSNQLQDSLSGMRLIHSFTNEEHESKQFSERNKENMTANLKSLKYRALLGPIIDFLNNIGLIIVIIFGAWQVMNGQFTVGAIVAFLSYLRLLQSPVRNFSRVISTVQQSAAAYERITEILETKSEIYDKENAQNLVDFHDKIDFNEIEFSYDSGVPVVQNLSISMKAGQVTALVGSSGAGKSTLTSLLVRFYDPQKGSITIDGQDIRGVTLKSLREQIGIVSQDIILFNGTIRENIAYGKLTASDEDIAAAAQAAHADEFITAFPNGYDSQIGERGVKLSGGQKQRIAIARALLKNPSIIILDEATASLDTESEHLIQEALQSLLINRTCIVIAHRLSTIQNADQIIVLEKGSVVETGTHESLLNHGGRYKQLHDLQFPQKKPNHQAAAPTQNPGRPRHPGTL from the coding sequence ATGAGTGGCCATGTACCATTCAGTCATAGGGGCCGCAGCTTTAGCAGTACTCCTCCAAAAAAAGGCAGCATTTGGAGTATGTTAAGGGACATGCTTGGGCGTGTTCGTTCAAAATGGAGGTACTTAATTGCCATCGTGCTTTCCATGCTGGCAATATCATTGCTGGAGTTCGTCATCCCACAGTTGACACAGTATACAATTGATAAAATTATTCCTGGAAAGGAATATCAATCATTAGTTAAGGTTGGATCTGGCATACTTGGTGCTGCCGTATTTTTAAGCCTGTTTAATTTTTTGAACAGCTATATGGTCTCCTATGTCGGACAACATGCCATACTTGACCTTCGGAATAGCATGTATAATCATATCCAGTCTCTTGATATGAAATTCTTTGATAAAAACCGAACTGGTGATTTGATGTCTCGTATTACGAATGACGTCAATATTTTACAACAGCTGATTTCTTCAAGTATGCTCCAGGTATTTACTGATATCATTACATTCTTTGCAGTAGCTGCTTATATGCTTTTTATTAATTGGAAGCTTACTGTGATTTTACTGTTGACTTTTCCATTCATGATTTATTTCACCAGAAGCTTTGGAAAAAAAATACGTACCTCATTCCGAGTAGTGCAAGACTCAGTTGCTGATGTCAGCAACCAGCTCCAGGACTCACTGTCAGGAATGCGCCTGATTCACTCTTTCACAAACGAAGAACACGAATCAAAGCAATTCAGTGAACGAAACAAAGAAAACATGACCGCTAATTTAAAATCACTAAAATATAGAGCTCTGCTTGGACCCATTATTGATTTCCTTAATAACATTGGACTTATCATCGTGATAATCTTTGGGGCATGGCAGGTTATGAACGGTCAATTTACAGTCGGCGCCATTGTGGCCTTTTTATCTTATTTACGCTTATTACAAAGTCCAGTTCGTAATTTCAGCCGTGTCATAAGTACAGTCCAACAATCCGCTGCTGCTTACGAACGAATCACCGAAATCCTTGAAACAAAATCAGAAATCTATGATAAAGAAAACGCTCAAAACCTTGTTGATTTTCATGACAAAATTGACTTTAATGAAATTGAATTTTCCTATGATTCAGGTGTACCCGTCGTTCAAAATCTGTCCATTTCCATGAAAGCCGGACAAGTCACGGCTCTGGTTGGATCGTCAGGAGCTGGAAAATCTACCTTAACGAGCCTGTTAGTCCGCTTTTATGATCCGCAAAAAGGGTCGATTACCATAGACGGCCAAGATATTCGGGGTGTCACACTTAAGTCATTACGCGAACAGATTGGGATTGTATCACAAGACATTATTCTATTTAATGGAACCATACGAGAAAATATTGCCTACGGTAAGCTCACAGCCAGTGATGAAGATATCGCCGCAGCTGCCCAAGCAGCTCATGCAGATGAATTTATCACAGCATTTCCTAACGGCTATGATTCTCAAATAGGCGAACGCGGTGTCAAACTTTCAGGAGGGCAAAAACAACGAATTGCCATCGCTCGTGCCCTTCTGAAAAACCCATCAATCATTATCTTAGATGAAGCTACTGCTTCTCTTGACACGGAATCCGAACACTTAATTCAGGAAGCCCTGCAATCTCTGCTCATCAACCGGACATGTATTGTAATAGCACACCGTCTCTCTACGATACAAAATGCCGATCAGATTATTGTACTTGAAAAAGGAAGCGTTGTTGAAACAGGCACACACGAATCCTTACTAAACCATGGCGGCCGATATAAACAGCTGCATGATTTACAATTTCCACAAAAAAAACCGAATCACCAAGCAGCCGCACCAACACAAAATCCCGGACGCCCAAGGCATCCAGGCACACTATAA
- a CDS encoding GNAT family N-acetyltransferase: MSMIQFQHAELNDLPRIIEIYNSTISSRMVTADLDPITPESRLPWFHEHNKTNRPLYVLLQDKIIVGWISFQSFYGRPAYHATAEVSIYLDEVCRGQGVGQLALEKAINECPSLGIKNLLGFIFGHNLPSIRLFSKFGFEQWACLPDIAELDGVERDLLILGKRIE; the protein is encoded by the coding sequence ATGAGCATGATCCAATTTCAGCACGCAGAACTTAATGATTTGCCTCGTATTATCGAAATTTACAACTCGACAATCTCTTCGCGAATGGTTACCGCCGACTTAGACCCAATTACACCAGAGTCACGGCTCCCGTGGTTTCATGAACACAACAAAACCAACCGCCCTCTATACGTCCTATTACAAGACAAAATAATAGTAGGCTGGATTAGTTTTCAATCTTTTTATGGCAGACCTGCCTATCACGCAACTGCTGAGGTTAGTATCTATTTAGACGAAGTATGCCGCGGACAAGGTGTCGGACAACTAGCCTTAGAAAAAGCGATAAACGAATGCCCCTCGCTCGGAATTAAAAATTTGCTAGGGTTTATATTTGGTCATAACCTTCCAAGTATTCGTTTGTTTTCAAAATTCGGATTTGAGCAATGGGCTTGTTTACCTGATATTGCTGAACTTGACGGTGTTGAACGTGATCTGCTTATCCTCGGAAAAAGAATAGAGTAA
- a CDS encoding SGNH/GDSL hydrolase family protein, with protein sequence MKKTAIFLIILVLICTVIFQFQKKENNKENRIVMAFGDSLTHGKGDKKGQEGYVDGIEEQLNQDGEKPKVKIWNYGIPGQETDGVLKQLNDLEINSKLDKAEEFIVFIGTNDFINANGGDLKQVHDEDIKQAKTEYISHFKKIISILEKENKEAPISVIGLYNPQEDRDAIEKHIIDWDHTIADIVESDERITYIPTNDLFKDKSKKDYFSDSLHPNQKGYELITKRILEKNDFRES encoded by the coding sequence ATGAAAAAAACAGCAATTTTTTTAATTATTTTGGTACTTATTTGTACGGTTATATTTCAATTTCAGAAAAAGGAAAATAATAAAGAAAATCGAATCGTGATGGCTTTCGGTGATTCTCTCACACATGGAAAAGGTGATAAAAAGGGTCAGGAAGGCTATGTAGACGGAATAGAAGAGCAGTTAAATCAAGATGGAGAAAAGCCGAAAGTTAAAATTTGGAATTATGGTATTCCAGGACAAGAAACAGATGGTGTGTTAAAGCAGCTAAATGATCTTGAAATAAACTCAAAGCTGGACAAGGCAGAGGAATTTATTGTCTTTATCGGAACCAATGATTTTATAAATGCTAATGGCGGTGATCTGAAGCAGGTTCATGACGAGGACATTAAGCAAGCTAAAACAGAATACATCAGTCATTTCAAGAAAATAATCTCGATTTTAGAAAAAGAAAATAAAGAGGCACCTATCTCAGTTATTGGTCTGTATAATCCTCAAGAAGATCGTGACGCGATTGAAAAGCATATTATTGATTGGGATCATACAATTGCTGATATTGTAGAGAGTGATGAACGCATTACTTATATTCCTACGAACGATTTATTTAAAGACAAATCGAAAAAAGACTATTTCTCTGATTCTCTCCACCCTAATCAAAAAGGGTATGAATTAATTACTAAGCGCATATTAGAGAAAAATGACTTCCGTGAATCATAA
- a CDS encoding class I SAM-dependent DNA methyltransferase, whose amino-acid sequence MEYRGSSVYDNDDFLSTYLMRRQRQASPNNILEKPVLLQLIGEVKGKKVLDLGCGDAEIGKELLEAGCSFYEGVDGSVNMVAKAQQTITSNNSRIHMASMEEWDFPSESYDLVISRLALHYLGDLQKVVQQIHRSIKPGGHFIFSVQHPILTSSINHPEGEQKRSSWVVDDYFKMGDRTEKWMGKDVIKYHRTTEEYFRIVNDCGFRVSSLKECTPQRKYFTSEEEYLRRVRVPVILLMKCVKAG is encoded by the coding sequence ATGGAGTATAGAGGATCTTCTGTTTATGATAATGATGATTTTTTAAGTACCTATTTAATGAGGAGACAAAGGCAAGCGAGCCCTAATAATATCCTTGAAAAACCCGTATTGCTTCAGTTAATAGGTGAAGTAAAGGGGAAAAAGGTGTTGGATTTAGGATGCGGGGATGCAGAAATTGGGAAGGAACTTCTTGAAGCCGGGTGCAGCTTTTATGAAGGTGTAGATGGTTCCGTTAATATGGTCGCAAAAGCACAACAAACCATAACATCTAATAATAGCCGTATACACATGGCTTCTATGGAAGAATGGGATTTTCCTAGCGAGTCCTATGATCTTGTTATATCTAGATTGGCCCTTCATTATCTGGGGGATTTACAAAAAGTAGTTCAACAGATACATCGTTCAATAAAACCAGGCGGCCACTTCATTTTTAGTGTACAGCATCCCATTCTTACTTCTTCTATTAATCATCCAGAGGGGGAGCAGAAAAGAAGTTCTTGGGTAGTCGATGATTATTTTAAAATGGGGGATCGAACAGAAAAATGGATGGGGAAAGATGTTATTAAATATCACCGGACTACAGAGGAATATTTTCGTATCGTCAATGACTGCGGGTTTAGGGTGTCCAGCTTAAAAGAATGCACCCCTCAGCGGAAATATTTTACTAGTGAAGAAGAATATCTTCGGAGAGTGAGAGTACCTGTTATTTTACTGATGAAATGCGTGAAGGCTGGATAA